From the Miscanthus floridulus cultivar M001 unplaced genomic scaffold, ASM1932011v1 os_2356_2_3, whole genome shotgun sequence genome, the window ATTATTTTTTTCATCTTTTCTCGATAACTTTAAATTCGAAATGCGCTGTTTGGCGCATGGAACTCGATATATTTGTTCAATGGAAAGAGCTGGCTGCAACAATTAGCCTAACGCCACCCTGAAGCGTTGATGGATAGCATATCTGGAAAGCACAAGGTTTTGCGTGCAAAGTTTTCCAGAACAGAGCAGAGGAACCATGCATGCTGCGAGCGGCATGTCTAGAAGGATGTCGAGCTCGAGCCACATTGTTTACAGCGCTCACCGTGATCACGCGCGCACACTCCTTCACCAGACCGCCCAAGCTTTCTAAATCCTGGGCACTAACCACGTGAGACTGGGGCGCCGATGGAACCACTACGGCGACCCTCCCTCGCAGTCGCACACCGTACGCCATAAAGCGCAGGAGCGCGCCTGCACCACCAGCTAGCTCCGCTGGCGTCCGGCCCCGGCGACATGGCCGCTAAtaagacgacgacgatggtgaTCAGCCTGGGGAGCTCGCGGCGGCGGAAGCGCGGCGAGATGCTGTTCCGGTTCGAGTCCTTCTGCCAGCCCGGGTACCCGGCGCCTCTCGCCGGCGGGGGCGCCTTCAGGGACAACGTCAGGGCGCTGCTCGGCCTCGCGCACCTGGAGGCCGGCGGCGCGCATGGCGAGACCAAGTGCTGGTCGTTCCAGCTCGAGCTGCACCGCCACCCGCCCACCGTCGTCAGGCTCTTCGTCGTCGAGGAAGTGGTCGACGCGTCGCCGCAGCGCCAGTGCCACCTCTGCCGTCACGTCGGTACTCACCGCGTTGCTGCTGTCTTTTGTCGATCCCAATCCTGAAGATGCTGAACTTTTGCATGCAATCAACGCCTGGCGTACGTACACAAGTTATAAGTTCTGAGTTACACCATGGGGGCCTGCATGATACATCTGACAGCCGAGTACGGAATACTAATTCAAACAAAAAATCGCCAATAATACAATCAACAACGTACTGCACTCTGAAAGTCTGATCTGCAGAAAACTATACCGATCGAGAGTAGCTCGGTCAGATATATATGCTCACTTTCAGGAAAAACCCCGTGGTGTTTCAGGTTGGGGTCGGCATCTGATCTGCAGCAAGAGGTTTCACTTCGTGCTGCCCAAGAGGGAACTGTCAGTGGAAGCGGACGGCCTGCACTACGGGATCAACCACGGCCCAGAGAAACCGTCCAAAGGCACGGCGGCCTCCAGGGGCCACCTGCTGCACGGCGTGGTGCACCTCAACGGCTTCGGCCACCTCGTTGCCCTGCACGGCTTCGAGGGCGGTTCCGAATTCGTCGCCGGCCACCAGATCATGGACCTCTGGGATCGCATATGCTCCTCCCTAAACGTCAGGTGTGTGCAACGTTTGTTATGCCCCATGCACTGCATCTGAGTTCATGACGACTAGTGTTTCGTTTGgttatatatgcattgcaaggaaGGTGAGCCTCGTCGACACGGCGAGGAAGGGGCACATGGAGCTGCGGCTGCTGCACGGCGTCGCGTACGGCGACACGTGGTTCGGGCGATGGGGCTACCGGTTCGGCCGGCCCAGCTACGGCGTCGCGCTGCCGTCGTACCAGCAGTCGCTGCACGCGCTCCAGTCGGTGCCGCTCTGCTTGCTCGTGCCGCACCTCTCGTGCTTCAGCCAGGACCTCCCCGTGGTGGTCACCAAGTACCAGGCCATCAGCGGCCACAAGTTGCTCAACCTCGGCGACCTCCTCCGCTTCATGCTCGAGCTGCGGACGCGCCTCCCGGCGACCTCCGTCACCGCCATGGACTACCGCGGCATCATGTCGGAGGCCTCGTGCCGGTGGTCGGCCAAGCGCGTGGACATGGCGGCCCGCGCCGTGGTGGACGCGCTCCGCCTCACCGAGCCGCCCGCGCGGTGGGTCACGCGGCAGGAGGTGCGCGACGCCGCGCGCGCCTACATCGGCGACACGGGCCTCCTCGACTTCGTGCTCAAGTCCCTCGGCAACCACATCGTCGGCAACTACGTCGTGCGCCGCGCCATGAACCCGGTGACCAAGGTGCTCGAGTACTGCCTGGAGGACGTGTCCAGCGTGCTCCCGGCGGTGGGCGGCGTGccgagcaacggcggcggcggcaagatgAGGGTGCGGTTCCAGCTCACGCGAGCGCAGCTCATGAGGGACCTGACGCACCTGTACCGCCACGTGCTCAAGGAGCCGAGCCAGGCGCTCACCACCGGCGCCTTCGGCGCGATCCCCGTGGCGGCGCGGATGGTCTTGGACACCAAACACTTCGTCAAAGATTACCACGAAGGTTTCGCTCCGATCAACAGTGTTGGAGTTGGGCACGTCCACATGAACCTGTGTTGCACGCTGCTTGTGAGGAACGGGAGCCCGGAGCTGGTGGCGCCGTACGAGACGGTGACCCTGCCGGCGCATGCAACGGTGGGCGAGCTCAAGTGGGAGGTGCAGAGGCTGTTCAGGGAGATGTACCTCGGCCTGAGGACCTTCACGGCCGAGTCCGTCGCCGGGATCGGTGCCAGCCAGGACGCTTGCCCGGTGCTCGGGCTGATCGACGTGGGAAGCGCCGTGGTGATCGAAGGGACAGTCGT encodes:
- the LOC136534855 gene encoding PHD finger protein PERSISTENT TAPETAL CELL 1-like: MAANKTTTMVISLGSSRRRKRGEMLFRFESFCQPGYPAPLAGGGAFRDNVRALLGLAHLEAGGAHGETKCWSFQLELHRHPPTVVRLFVVEEVVDASPQRQCHLCRHVGWGRHLICSKRFHFVLPKRELSVEADGLHYGINHGPEKPSKGTAASRGHLLHGVVHLNGFGHLVALHGFEGGSEFVAGHQIMDLWDRICSSLNVRKVSLVDTARKGHMELRLLHGVAYGDTWFGRWGYRFGRPSYGVALPSYQQSLHALQSVPLCLLVPHLSCFSQDLPVVVTKYQAISGHKLLNLGDLLRFMLELRTRLPATSVTAMDYRGIMSEASCRWSAKRVDMAARAVVDALRLTEPPARWVTRQEVRDAARAYIGDTGLLDFVLKSLGNHIVGNYVVRRAMNPVTKVLEYCLEDVSSVLPAVGGVPSNGGGGKMRVRFQLTRAQLMRDLTHLYRHVLKEPSQALTTGAFGAIPVAARMVLDTKHFVKDYHEGFAPINSVGVGHVHMNLCCTLLVRNGSPELVAPYETVTLPAHATVGELKWEVQRLFREMYLGLRTFTAESVAGIGASQDACPVLGLIDVGSAVVIEGTVVEQHQQQLADEGVQPGNEAAAVVSEGDGDSERVVDCACGADDDDGERMACCDICEAWQHTRCAGIKDTDDAPHVFVCNRCDNDVLSFLPLSC